A genomic segment from Bradyrhizobium diazoefficiens USDA 110 encodes:
- a CDS encoding DUF6894 family protein: MSLYFFRISTGRYSGAADQPYEFEDRAAAWTEMTEVCANLLGGISRTLKPNAEWCMELLDENKKPVFRISLVGETVN, encoded by the coding sequence ATGTCGCTGTACTTCTTCCGCATCAGTACCGGTCGCTATTCCGGCGCCGCCGATCAGCCGTATGAGTTCGAGGATCGCGCGGCCGCGTGGACCGAGATGACCGAGGTCTGCGCCAATCTGCTCGGCGGCATCTCGCGCACCCTGAAGCCGAATGCCGAGTGGTGCATGGAGCTGCTCGACGAGAACAAGAAGCCGGTGTTTCGCATCAGCCTCGTCGGGGAGACGGTGAACTGA
- a CDS encoding methyl-accepting chemotaxis protein, producing the protein MMVIQNLRIGTKLAITSALTIGLVALMIFLQMSGSTEVQRLGNGVSGQQTIAQNAAEAKASVRGMQIGIRDILTSSSPAEMQKAVTYFNDRQTAALKYSGEMAKLSRSAENRKRIDRLTVLIGEFGKGELQIEAIRKQELALDGKKDGEAAAQLAKLVAEVDRIRKGTLAPINEEISELANQITDFAKQRSVETRTEAEAEAASVARTSLVTGVLVALVLIGACIFSVFSIARPMRALTAAMEKLAGGDFSVVLPGLGRKDEVGEVAGAVEKFKIVSEQKAREEAEAKMRQDQIAAEQRKAEMRRLADSFEGAVGEIVGTVSSASTELEASATTLTSTAERTQQLTTVVAAASEEASTNVQSVASATEELSSSITEISRQVQESARVASEAVGQARTTTERVSELSKAATRIGDVVELINTIAGQTNLLALNATIEAARAGEAGRGFAVVASEVKALAEQTAKATGEIGQQIASIQTATEHSVGAIRDISDTIEKLSEISSTIAAAVEEQGAATQEISRNVQQAAQGTHQVSSNITDVQRGASETGSASSQVLSAAQMLSGDSNRLKLEVGRFLETVRAA; encoded by the coding sequence ATGATGGTCATTCAGAATCTGCGAATCGGCACCAAGCTCGCCATCACCTCCGCGCTGACAATCGGGCTCGTCGCGCTGATGATCTTCCTCCAGATGAGCGGCAGCACCGAGGTTCAGAGGCTCGGCAACGGAGTATCGGGACAGCAGACGATCGCGCAAAACGCCGCGGAAGCGAAGGCCTCGGTGCGAGGGATGCAAATCGGCATTCGCGACATCCTGACCTCGTCCTCGCCCGCGGAGATGCAGAAGGCGGTCACCTATTTCAACGACCGGCAGACGGCGGCCCTGAAATACTCCGGCGAAATGGCCAAGCTCTCGCGCTCGGCGGAAAATCGCAAGCGGATCGATCGCCTGACCGTGCTGATCGGCGAATTCGGCAAGGGTGAGCTGCAGATCGAAGCCATCCGCAAGCAGGAGCTCGCGCTCGATGGGAAGAAGGACGGCGAAGCGGCGGCGCAACTCGCAAAGCTCGTTGCCGAGGTCGATCGCATCCGCAAGGGGACGCTGGCGCCGATCAACGAAGAGATCTCCGAGCTGGCCAATCAGATCACCGACTTCGCCAAGCAGAGGAGCGTCGAGACGCGCACCGAGGCAGAGGCCGAAGCCGCGTCGGTTGCGCGGACGTCGCTCGTCACCGGCGTGCTGGTCGCGCTGGTTCTGATCGGTGCCTGCATCTTCTCCGTCTTCAGCATTGCGCGGCCGATGCGCGCACTCACGGCCGCGATGGAGAAGCTCGCTGGCGGCGACTTTTCCGTGGTGCTGCCAGGCCTCGGCCGCAAGGACGAGGTTGGCGAGGTCGCCGGTGCCGTCGAGAAATTCAAGATCGTGTCCGAGCAGAAGGCGCGCGAGGAAGCGGAGGCCAAGATGCGGCAGGATCAGATCGCGGCCGAGCAGCGCAAGGCCGAGATGCGCAGGCTCGCCGACAGCTTTGAAGGCGCCGTCGGTGAGATCGTTGGCACGGTGTCGTCGGCCTCGACCGAGCTCGAGGCATCCGCGACGACGCTGACCTCGACCGCCGAACGCACGCAGCAGCTCACCACCGTGGTTGCAGCAGCCTCGGAGGAAGCTTCCACCAACGTGCAGTCGGTAGCGTCCGCGACGGAGGAACTGTCGTCCTCGATCACCGAGATCAGCCGGCAGGTGCAGGAATCCGCGCGCGTGGCGAGCGAGGCCGTCGGCCAGGCCCGCACCACGACCGAGCGCGTCAGCGAGCTGTCCAAGGCGGCGACGCGGATCGGTGACGTCGTCGAGCTGATCAACACCATCGCGGGCCAGACCAACCTCCTGGCACTCAATGCCACGATCGAGGCGGCGCGCGCCGGCGAAGCCGGCCGCGGCTTCGCTGTCGTTGCCTCCGAGGTCAAGGCACTCGCCGAGCAGACTGCGAAGGCGACGGGCGAGATTGGCCAGCAGATCGCCAGTATCCAGACCGCGACCGAGCATTCGGTCGGCGCGATCAGGGACATCAGCGACACCATCGAGAAGCTGTCGGAGATTTCCTCGACCATCGCAGCGGCCGTGGAGGAGCAGGGCGCGGCGACGCAGGAGATCTCCCGCAATGTGCAGCAGGCCGCGCAAGGCACACATCAGGTCTCGTCCAATATTACGGACGTGCAGCGTGGCGCGAGCGAGACCGGATCGGCCTCCTCGCAGGTGCTGTCCGCCGCGCAGATGCTGTCCGGCGACAGCAATCGCCTCAAGCTCGAGGTCGGCAGATTCCTGGAGACGGTGCGCGCCGCCTGA
- a CDS encoding methyl-accepting chemotaxis protein — protein MSGLSIRLTHKVMAIGLFGLLGLVAFGAIYEIGSLSQDASRDIANRARAIADLDKQLSIEMLEARRNEKNFLQRRAESYAKAHAELIGPINRDFDEVQRLMAAGGMSVLSDKMKQAQDGFKRYASDFGALVAAETRLGLNETVGLSGSLRAAVHDIEAKLKEIDDPRTTTWMLMMRRHEKDFMLRRDPKYIAEVKKAAVEFSKAIEVVAIPTAAMNDIMAKLQKYQSEFTAWAETAQQSAALDASMMKTFREVEPVMAEVRTAVDAMSRRADAAEAATREAVRLWMVVAFGVTVIVLAAVGFLLGRSISKALGAMIGAMTRLARGELSISVPGVGRRDEIGEMAGAVEVFRTNMAEAERLRAEQAEADARGREQRKADMQRLADRFEGAVGEIIETVSSAATELEASSNTLTQAAERGNGLATAVAAASEEASANVQSVSSASEEMTSSISEISRQVQESARVADVAVGQAQRTNARVAELTKAASRIGDVVELINTIAAQTNLLALNATIEAARAGEAGKGFAVVATEVKALAEQTAKATGEIGQHIGAIQAATDDSVGAIKEIGDTIARMSEISSTIAAAVEEQGAATQEISRNIQHAAHGTSEVSANIADVQRGAGETGAASAQVHSAAHSLSQESNRLKSEVARFLESVRAA, from the coding sequence ATGAGTGGCCTTTCCATTCGCCTCACTCACAAGGTCATGGCGATCGGACTGTTCGGACTGTTGGGTCTCGTCGCCTTCGGCGCGATCTACGAGATCGGCAGCCTTTCCCAGGACGCATCGCGCGACATTGCCAATCGTGCCCGCGCGATCGCTGATCTCGACAAGCAGCTCTCGATCGAGATGCTGGAGGCACGCCGCAACGAGAAGAACTTCTTGCAGCGCCGGGCCGAGAGCTACGCCAAGGCGCATGCCGAGCTGATCGGGCCGATCAACCGCGATTTCGATGAGGTGCAGCGGCTGATGGCGGCGGGCGGCATGAGCGTGCTGTCCGACAAGATGAAGCAGGCCCAGGACGGCTTCAAGCGATACGCGTCGGACTTCGGCGCATTGGTGGCCGCCGAGACCAGGCTCGGTCTGAACGAGACGGTCGGCCTGTCCGGTTCGCTCCGCGCCGCGGTGCACGACATCGAGGCCAAGCTGAAGGAGATCGACGATCCCAGGACGACGACCTGGATGCTGATGATGCGCCGGCACGAGAAGGACTTCATGCTACGGCGCGACCCCAAGTACATCGCCGAGGTGAAGAAGGCCGCGGTTGAATTCTCCAAGGCGATAGAGGTCGTCGCAATCCCGACGGCGGCGATGAACGACATCATGGCCAAGCTCCAGAAATACCAGTCCGAGTTCACGGCCTGGGCCGAGACCGCGCAGCAGAGCGCGGCCCTTGACGCCAGCATGATGAAGACCTTCCGCGAGGTCGAGCCTGTCATGGCGGAGGTGCGGACCGCGGTCGATGCGATGTCCAGGCGGGCGGACGCCGCCGAAGCTGCCACGCGCGAGGCCGTGCGTCTTTGGATGGTCGTCGCCTTCGGCGTCACCGTCATCGTGCTTGCCGCCGTCGGCTTCCTGCTGGGACGCTCGATCTCGAAGGCACTCGGTGCGATGATCGGTGCGATGACCCGGCTTGCGCGCGGCGAGCTCTCGATTTCCGTTCCCGGCGTCGGCCGCAGGGACGAGATCGGCGAGATGGCCGGTGCGGTCGAGGTGTTCAGGACCAACATGGCGGAAGCCGAGCGGCTGCGCGCCGAACAGGCGGAAGCGGACGCGCGCGGGCGCGAACAGCGCAAGGCCGACATGCAGCGGCTCGCCGACAGGTTCGAAGGCGCGGTCGGCGAGATCATCGAGACCGTGTCGTCGGCGGCAACCGAGCTCGAGGCCTCCTCCAACACGCTGACGCAGGCCGCCGAGCGCGGCAACGGGCTTGCCACCGCCGTGGCGGCGGCCTCGGAAGAGGCGTCCGCCAACGTGCAGTCGGTGTCATCCGCGAGCGAGGAGATGACCTCCTCGATCTCCGAGATCAGCCGCCAGGTGCAGGAATCGGCGCGCGTCGCCGACGTCGCGGTCGGGCAGGCCCAGCGCACCAATGCGCGCGTCGCCGAATTGACCAAGGCGGCCTCCCGGATCGGCGACGTGGTGGAGCTGATCAACACCATCGCCGCCCAGACCAACCTGCTGGCGCTCAACGCGACGATCGAGGCGGCGCGGGCGGGCGAGGCCGGCAAGGGCTTTGCGGTGGTCGCAACCGAAGTGAAGGCGCTCGCCGAGCAGACCGCGAAGGCCACGGGCGAGATCGGCCAGCACATCGGTGCGATCCAGGCCGCGACGGACGACTCCGTCGGCGCGATCAAGGAGATCGGCGACACCATCGCGCGGATGTCGGAGATCTCGTCGACCATCGCGGCCGCGGTGGAGGAGCAGGGCGCCGCGACGCAGGAGATCTCCCGCAACATCCAGCATGCCGCGCACGGCACCTCCGAAGTCTCGGCGAATATCGCCGACGTCCAGCGCGGTGCCGGCGAGACCGGAGCCGCCTCGGCGCAGGTGCATTCGGCCGCGCATTCGCTGTCTCAGGAGAGCAACCGGCTGAAGAGCGAGGTCGCGCGCTTCCTGGAGTCGGTGCGGGCGGCGTGA
- a CDS encoding methyl-accepting chemotaxis protein produces the protein MSKLSIVFKLLAVLSVLVLSLAGVGVTAIGTMQNINAHTVEIAESWLPSVRALGSLRADINELRVALRLHLMQDSAEGKDAAEKRLASLQGRIDQTRKVYEPLITTAEERSLYGQWTKAWAEYLNGVQDVMALSRKSVGRFPIEANELLQTKVAKMAQAADPLLQKGIELNNRGAELETKQAADSYAMIFRVLVGIIVFSVVIAIAAAYYLVRDVSRGIASIIRPMQSLGEGDLSAEVPHRGEKTEIGSMADALQIFKEALIAKKAADEAAAADAEAKIERGRRVDAITRKFEAMIGEVVGTVSSASTELEASASTLTSTARRGQELATVVAAASEEASTNVQAVASASEELSSSITEISRRVQDSARMAAEAVEQAARTNERVNALSQAASRIGDVVELINTIAGQTNLLALNATIEAARAGEAGRGFAVVASEVKALAEQTAKATGEIGAQVSGIQAATQESVSAIQEIGGTIERLSEVSAAIAAAVEEQGAATQEISRNVQQASVGTQEVSANITDVQRGAIETGEASTEVLSAAKSLATDSTRLKVEVAQFLDSVRAA, from the coding sequence ATGTCGAAGTTGTCGATCGTCTTCAAGCTTCTGGCCGTGTTGTCGGTCCTCGTGCTGTCACTCGCCGGCGTCGGCGTGACCGCGATCGGCACCATGCAGAACATCAATGCGCATACGGTCGAGATCGCGGAGAGCTGGCTGCCGAGCGTGCGCGCGCTCGGTTCGCTTCGCGCCGACATCAATGAGCTGCGCGTCGCGCTCCGTCTGCATCTGATGCAGGACAGCGCGGAAGGCAAGGATGCGGCCGAGAAGCGCCTCGCCTCGCTGCAGGGGCGCATCGACCAGACGCGCAAGGTCTACGAGCCGCTGATCACGACCGCCGAGGAGCGCTCGCTCTACGGGCAATGGACCAAGGCGTGGGCCGAGTATCTGAACGGCGTGCAGGACGTGATGGCGCTGTCGCGCAAGAGCGTCGGTCGTTTCCCGATCGAGGCCAACGAGCTGTTGCAGACCAAGGTCGCCAAGATGGCCCAGGCGGCCGATCCGTTGCTCCAGAAGGGCATCGAGCTCAACAACCGGGGTGCAGAGCTGGAGACCAAGCAGGCGGCCGACAGCTACGCCATGATCTTCCGCGTGCTGGTCGGCATCATCGTGTTCTCGGTCGTGATTGCGATCGCCGCCGCCTATTATCTCGTGCGCGACGTTTCGCGTGGTATTGCCTCGATCATCCGTCCGATGCAGTCGCTCGGCGAGGGCGACCTTTCGGCCGAGGTGCCGCATCGCGGCGAGAAGACCGAGATCGGCTCGATGGCGGATGCGCTCCAGATCTTCAAGGAAGCGCTGATCGCCAAGAAGGCTGCCGACGAGGCCGCCGCCGCCGACGCCGAAGCCAAGATCGAGCGCGGCCGCCGTGTCGATGCCATTACCCGCAAGTTCGAAGCCATGATCGGCGAAGTCGTCGGCACTGTCTCCTCGGCCTCGACCGAGCTCGAGGCGTCGGCGTCGACGTTGACCAGCACCGCGCGGCGTGGGCAGGAGCTCGCGACCGTCGTGGCGGCAGCCTCCGAGGAAGCCTCCACCAACGTCCAGGCCGTGGCCTCCGCCTCGGAGGAGCTGTCGTCCTCGATCACCGAGATCAGCCGCCGCGTGCAGGATTCGGCGCGGATGGCGGCGGAAGCCGTCGAGCAGGCGGCGCGGACCAACGAGCGCGTCAACGCGCTGTCGCAGGCCGCCTCCCGCATCGGCGACGTCGTCGAGCTCATCAACACGATCGCAGGCCAGACCAATTTGCTGGCGCTGAACGCGACCATCGAGGCGGCGCGCGCCGGCGAGGCCGGCCGCGGCTTTGCGGTCGTCGCCTCCGAGGTCAAGGCATTGGCCGAGCAGACCGCGAAGGCGACCGGCGAGATCGGGGCCCAGGTTTCGGGCATCCAGGCTGCAACGCAGGAATCCGTCAGCGCTATCCAGGAGATCGGCGGCACCATCGAGCGGCTGTCCGAAGTGTCCGCGGCGATCGCCGCGGCCGTCGAGGAGCAGGGCGCCGCCACGCAGGAGATCTCGCGCAACGTCCAGCAGGCCTCGGTCGGCACGCAGGAGGTCTCGGCGAACATCACGGACGTGCAGCGCGGTGCGATCGAGACCGGCGAGGCCTCGACCGAAGTGCTGTCGGCGGCGAAATCGCTGGCGACCGACAGCACGCGCCTCAAGGTCGAGGTCGCGCAGTTCCTGGATTCGGTCCGCGCGGCCTGA
- a CDS encoding DUF2339 domain-containing protein encodes MFDGPFDVFALIIAIIAFLIAIKASNQAAELRRRLSSLEEMVYTQRRVQPPPLMPAPVQAEAPATTPAEPPPLAPEAEAPPPLVTEVAAPPPLEAGTGADAPPPLPALDIREPGFEERLGTRWVVWIGGLALALGGFFMVRYSIEAGLVGPGVRVFLGGLFAAALLGAGEWSRRKESISNIAALPIANIPAILTAAGTAVAFATIYAAYALYGFLVPATAFVLLGLVALGTLAAALLHGPALAGLGVVGAFVTPLLVSSGKPDYWALYIYLAIVTAASFGLARIRLWRWLAVTTIAFAVLWIFPGLDTSDVQVAPHAFHAIAGFVLAALLVVCGFMFGPSIEDGEIEPVSSSSLGAYLFGAMLIVLSSAHADLALIAFTLLVGATLFVAWRAPAATGALGAAAATVFIVFAEWAVRANPDMLVLPGGPLPGIGPVATDSSVTLHLVTAAIFAAGFGMAGFFAQGRSNSAIIPVVWSAAGVATPIAILVALYARIAHLDRSIPFAILAVLLAAAFAAATEALARREDRPGAATSVALFATGTLGALALALTFALEKGWLTIALALMSLGTAWISLQRPIPVLRRLAAIFAAIVTARIVYDPRIVGDAVGTTPIFNWLLWGYGLPAVSFWGASIFLRRRGDDAPLRMVEAAAILFTALLAFMEIRHFATGGQMTSAPSLLECALQVCVAFAMAIGLERLRLRSRSIVHNVGAVVLTAIGGLISVFGLLILENPLLWHIDVGGAVFNLLLLGYALPAVLMLLLSYAVVGERGKAYANTIAGGALVFALAYVTLEIRRFYHGPILSSGETTGAEQYTYSIGWLAFGVVLLGVGILVNSERARLASAAVIALTILKAFVIDMSTLTGVYRALSFMCLGVVLVAIGWLYQRILFRRQAPPPAPQTGS; translated from the coding sequence ATGTTCGACGGCCCGTTTGACGTCTTTGCGCTGATCATTGCGATCATCGCCTTCCTGATCGCGATCAAGGCCTCCAACCAGGCGGCCGAGCTGCGCCGCCGGCTGAGCTCGCTCGAAGAGATGGTTTACACGCAACGGCGAGTGCAGCCGCCGCCGCTGATGCCCGCACCGGTGCAGGCTGAAGCGCCCGCGACAACTCCGGCCGAGCCACCGCCGCTCGCGCCCGAGGCCGAGGCGCCGCCGCCGCTCGTCACCGAAGTGGCTGCGCCGCCACCGCTCGAAGCGGGCACCGGAGCCGATGCACCGCCTCCGCTGCCGGCGCTTGATATTAGAGAGCCTGGCTTCGAGGAGCGTCTCGGCACGCGCTGGGTGGTGTGGATCGGCGGCCTTGCGCTCGCGCTCGGCGGCTTCTTCATGGTGCGCTATTCGATCGAGGCCGGCCTCGTCGGCCCCGGCGTGCGCGTGTTCCTCGGCGGCCTGTTCGCAGCCGCGCTGCTCGGCGCCGGCGAATGGTCGCGGCGCAAGGAGAGCATCTCCAACATCGCGGCGCTGCCGATCGCCAATATTCCCGCGATCCTCACCGCGGCCGGCACGGCCGTCGCGTTCGCGACCATCTATGCCGCCTACGCGCTCTATGGCTTCCTCGTGCCTGCGACCGCCTTCGTGCTGCTCGGCCTCGTCGCACTCGGCACGCTTGCCGCCGCCCTGCTGCACGGGCCCGCGCTCGCCGGCCTCGGCGTGGTCGGCGCGTTCGTGACCCCGCTCCTCGTCTCCAGCGGCAAGCCGGACTATTGGGCGCTCTACATCTATCTTGCGATCGTCACCGCCGCGAGCTTCGGCCTTGCCCGCATCCGGCTGTGGCGCTGGCTTGCGGTGACCACGATCGCCTTCGCTGTGCTCTGGATCTTCCCGGGTCTGGACACCAGTGACGTGCAGGTCGCGCCGCACGCCTTCCATGCGATCGCGGGATTCGTGCTGGCTGCGCTGCTCGTCGTCTGCGGCTTCATGTTCGGGCCCAGCATCGAGGACGGCGAGATCGAGCCGGTGTCGTCGAGCTCGCTCGGCGCCTATCTGTTCGGCGCGATGCTGATCGTGCTGTCGAGCGCGCATGCGGATCTGGCGCTGATCGCCTTCACGCTTCTCGTCGGTGCGACGCTGTTCGTCGCCTGGCGCGCGCCGGCAGCGACCGGCGCGCTGGGCGCGGCCGCGGCGACCGTCTTCATCGTGTTCGCCGAGTGGGCGGTGCGCGCCAATCCCGACATGCTGGTGCTGCCCGGCGGCCCCTTGCCCGGCATCGGACCGGTCGCGACCGACAGCTCCGTGACGCTGCATCTGGTGACGGCCGCGATCTTCGCCGCCGGCTTCGGCATGGCCGGCTTTTTCGCGCAGGGCCGCTCGAACTCGGCGATCATTCCGGTGGTGTGGTCGGCGGCGGGTGTCGCCACGCCCATTGCGATCCTCGTTGCGCTCTATGCACGCATTGCCCATCTGGATCGCTCGATCCCGTTCGCGATCCTCGCGGTGCTGCTTGCCGCGGCCTTTGCCGCCGCCACCGAAGCGCTTGCGCGCCGCGAAGATCGGCCGGGCGCTGCGACCTCCGTCGCGCTGTTCGCGACCGGCACGCTCGGCGCGCTGGCGCTGGCGCTGACCTTCGCGCTCGAGAAGGGCTGGCTCACGATTGCACTGGCGCTGATGTCGCTCGGCACCGCCTGGATCTCGCTGCAGCGCCCGATCCCGGTCCTGCGCCGGCTCGCGGCCATTTTCGCCGCGATCGTCACCGCGCGCATCGTCTATGATCCGCGCATCGTCGGCGATGCCGTCGGCACGACGCCGATCTTCAATTGGCTGCTGTGGGGCTACGGCCTGCCGGCAGTCTCGTTCTGGGGCGCGAGCATCTTCCTGCGCCGCCGCGGCGACGATGCGCCGCTGCGCATGGTGGAAGCCGCCGCGATCCTGTTCACCGCGCTGCTCGCCTTCATGGAGATCCGGCACTTTGCGACTGGAGGCCAGATGACGTCTGCGCCGTCGCTGCTCGAATGCGCGCTGCAAGTCTGCGTCGCGTTCGCCATGGCGATCGGGCTGGAACGGCTGAGGCTGCGCAGCCGCAGTATCGTGCACAATGTCGGCGCGGTGGTGCTCACGGCCATCGGCGGGCTCATCAGCGTGTTCGGCCTACTGATCCTGGAGAACCCGCTGCTGTGGCATATCGACGTCGGCGGCGCCGTGTTCAACCTGCTGCTGCTCGGCTACGCGCTGCCGGCGGTGCTGATGCTGCTGCTGTCCTATGCGGTGGTCGGCGAGCGTGGCAAGGCCTATGCCAACACCATCGCTGGCGGCGCGCTCGTGTTCGCGCTCGCCTATGTCACGCTGGAGATCCGCCGCTTCTATCACGGCCCGATCCTGTCCAGCGGCGAGACGACGGGGGCCGAGCAATACACCTACTCGATCGGCTGGCTCGCCTTCGGCGTGGTGCTGCTCGGCGTCGGCATCCTCGTCAACTCGGAGCGCGCGCGGCTTGCGTCCGCCGCCGTCATCGCGCTGACGATCCTGAAGGCCTTCGTGATCGACATGTCGACGCTGACAGGCGTTTACCGCGCGCTGTCGTTCATGTGCCTCGGCGTCGTGCTGGTCGCGATCGGATGGCTCTACCAGCGCATCCTGTTCCGGCGGCAGGCTCCGCCGCCGGCTCCACAGACGGGAAGTTGA
- a CDS encoding NUDIX hydrolase: protein MSETLLTPIEIGLTAAIVAIEDHEPLILTARGSDGLAGLPFGPFDALSHRTFEIGLRAWVEEQAGLRLGYVEQLYTFGDRGRHAEAGDTGAHMVSIGYLALTRAVDGELAATGASFEPWYRFLPWEDWREEPPAIIARDIIPALTTWAEQETPETTRALPRRDRVRFYFGLDGAPWDEERVLDRYELLYEAGLIEEARRDGRPAALARKALPALGTSMRFDHRRILATAIARLRAKLKYRPVVFELLPAEFTLTELQHTVEAISGRHLHKQNFRRLVETEALVEPTGVMSTQTGGRPAALYRFRRDVLQERPAPGLRMRSRR from the coding sequence ATGAGCGAGACGCTGCTGACGCCGATCGAGATCGGCCTGACCGCCGCGATCGTCGCGATCGAAGACCATGAACCGCTGATCCTCACCGCGCGCGGCAGCGACGGCCTGGCGGGCCTGCCGTTCGGCCCGTTCGATGCGCTGAGCCATCGGACCTTCGAGATCGGCCTGCGCGCCTGGGTCGAGGAGCAGGCGGGCTTGCGGCTCGGCTATGTCGAGCAGCTCTATACGTTCGGCGATCGCGGCCGTCATGCGGAGGCCGGCGACACCGGCGCGCATATGGTGTCGATCGGATATCTCGCACTCACCCGCGCCGTCGACGGCGAACTCGCAGCAACCGGGGCGAGCTTCGAGCCGTGGTATCGCTTCCTCCCCTGGGAGGACTGGCGCGAGGAGCCGCCGGCGATCATCGCCCGCGACATCATCCCGGCGCTGACGACATGGGCGGAACAGGAGACGCCGGAGACGACGCGCGCATTGCCGCGCAGGGACCGCGTGCGGTTCTATTTCGGCCTCGATGGCGCGCCCTGGGACGAGGAGCGCGTGCTCGACCGCTACGAGCTGCTCTATGAGGCCGGGCTGATCGAGGAGGCGCGGCGCGACGGCCGACCTGCGGCATTAGCACGCAAGGCGCTTCCCGCACTCGGCACCTCCATGCGGTTCGATCATCGCCGGATCCTCGCCACCGCGATCGCGCGGCTGCGCGCAAAACTGAAGTATCGTCCTGTGGTCTTTGAACTTTTGCCCGCCGAGTTCACACTCACCGAATTGCAGCATACGGTGGAGGCGATCTCCGGCCGGCACCTGCACAAGCAGAATTTCCGCCGCCTGGTCGAAACGGAAGCCCTGGTCGAACCGACCGGCGTGATGTCGACACAGACTGGCGGACGGCCGGCGGCGCTCTACCGCTTCCGCCGCGACGTGCTCCAGGAGCGGCCCGCGCCGGGCTTGCGCATGCGCTCCCGGCGCTAG
- a CDS encoding tyrosine phosphatase family protein, producing MIHVCSLAALPETVRLTGASHVLTVMANVEQVARPVSVLPANHLKVSMDDITEEMDGFVAPSEAHIDQVLNFVRRWERSAPLVVHCYAGISRSTASAFAAACALNPHRDEIEIAKKIRAASPIASPNRRIVGLADRALGREGRMLRALDEMGPGAMMVEGRPFVIELE from the coding sequence ATGATCCACGTCTGTTCCCTCGCCGCGCTTCCCGAAACCGTCCGCCTCACCGGGGCCAGCCACGTGCTGACCGTGATGGCCAATGTCGAGCAGGTGGCGCGGCCGGTGTCGGTGCTGCCGGCCAACCATCTCAAGGTGTCGATGGACGACATCACCGAGGAGATGGACGGCTTTGTCGCGCCGTCGGAGGCCCATATCGACCAGGTGCTGAACTTCGTGCGCCGCTGGGAACGCAGCGCGCCGCTGGTGGTGCATTGCTACGCCGGCATCAGCCGCTCCACCGCGAGCGCCTTCGCCGCGGCCTGCGCCCTCAATCCGCATCGCGACGAGATCGAGATCGCGAAGAAGATCCGCGCGGCCTCGCCGATCGCATCGCCGAACCGGCGCATCGTCGGCCTCGCCGACCGCGCGCTGGGACGCGAGGGCCGCATGCTGCGCGCGCTCGACGAGATGGGCCCGGGCGCGATGATGGTCGAGGGTCGCCCCTTCGTGATCGAGCTCGAATGA
- a CDS encoding YfbR-like 5'-deoxynucleotidase yields MSAKKSARGAESRAWQRMLSGRRLDLLDPSPLDIEIADIAHGLARVARWNGQTTGAHIFSVAQHTLLVETVMRHETPRVDQRVRLAALLHDAPEYVIGDMISPFKAVLDGHYKAVEKRLLGAIHIRFGLPPVLPDEITLAIKAADRGAAYLEATELAGFSDAEARRLFGKDPGLPDSVRRDYLTPWTAARAEKQFLERFGAVFA; encoded by the coding sequence ATGAGCGCGAAGAAGTCGGCACGCGGCGCGGAGTCCCGCGCCTGGCAGCGCATGCTGTCGGGCCGGCGGCTCGATCTGCTCGATCCCTCTCCGCTCGACATCGAGATCGCCGACATCGCGCATGGGCTGGCGCGCGTGGCGCGCTGGAACGGGCAGACGACAGGCGCGCACATCTTCTCGGTCGCGCAGCACACGCTGCTGGTGGAGACCGTGATGCGGCACGAAACGCCGCGCGTGGACCAGCGCGTGCGGCTCGCAGCCCTGCTGCACGACGCGCCCGAATACGTGATCGGCGACATGATCTCGCCGTTCAAGGCCGTGCTTGACGGCCATTACAAGGCGGTCGAGAAGCGCCTGCTCGGCGCCATCCACATCCGCTTCGGCCTGCCGCCGGTGCTGCCCGACGAGATCACGCTGGCCATCAAGGCCGCCGATCGCGGCGCGGCTTACCTCGAGGCGACCGAGCTCGCCGGCTTCAGCGATGCCGAGGCGAGGCGCCTGTTCGGCAAGGATCCCGGCCTGCCCGACAGCGTCCGGCGCGACTATCTCACGCCCTGGACGGCGGCGCGGGCTGAGAAGCAGTTCCTGGAGCGGTTTGGCGCGGTGTTTGCGTAG